From Streptomyces sp. NBC_00370, a single genomic window includes:
- a CDS encoding LUD domain-containing protein, which translates to MTTPIPATRFAAPAPAQRLERAAAALTAHGFTVEILDDVAAARTRVGELIPERASVFTGASETLRLSGIEEDINAGGRYQAIKPRVLAMDRVTGADVIRRLLASPDVIVGSVAAVTETGSLVIASGSGSQLPGYAGGAARAIWVVGAQKVVPDLDTALRRVDDHCLPLESARTEEAYGWPSAVNRLLVLNAEHQPGRGTVLLLRQAIGF; encoded by the coding sequence ATGACGACCCCGATACCGGCCACCCGATTTGCCGCCCCGGCCCCCGCGCAGCGCCTGGAGCGGGCAGCCGCCGCGCTGACCGCACACGGTTTCACCGTGGAGATCCTCGACGACGTCGCCGCCGCGCGTACCCGCGTCGGAGAGCTGATCCCCGAACGCGCGAGCGTGTTCACCGGGGCCAGCGAGACCCTTCGGCTGTCCGGCATCGAGGAGGACATCAACGCCGGCGGGCGCTACCAGGCGATCAAGCCGCGCGTCCTGGCCATGGACCGCGTCACCGGCGCCGACGTCATCCGGCGGCTGCTGGCCAGCCCTGACGTGATCGTCGGCAGCGTCGCCGCGGTCACCGAGACCGGTTCGCTCGTGATCGCTTCGGGCAGCGGAAGCCAGTTGCCCGGGTACGCGGGCGGCGCGGCGCGGGCGATCTGGGTCGTCGGGGCGCAGAAGGTGGTGCCGGACCTCGACACCGCGCTGCGGCGCGTGGACGACCACTGCCTGCCGCTGGAGAGCGCCCGCACCGAGGAGGCGTACGGGTGGCCCAGCGCCGTCAACCGGCTGCTCGTCCTCAACGCGGAACACCAGCCCGGGCGCGGTACGGTCCTGCTGCTCCGCCAAGCCATCGGCTTCTGA
- a CDS encoding exodeoxyribonuclease III — protein sequence MLTVTSVNVNGLRAAAKKGFVEWLADTAADVVCLQEVRAEPGQLPDGVREPEGWHAVYAPAAAKGRAGVALLSRREPERTQIGFGCPEFDASGRYVEIDLPGVTVASLYLPSGEVGTERQDEKVRFMDEFLGYLEQLKKRAAADGREVLVCGDWNIAHQQADLKNWRANQKSSGFLPDERAWLSRVFEETGYVDVVRAQHPEQEGPYSWWSYRGRAFDNDTGWRIDYHVATPGLAGRTVKAWVERAATHDERWSDHAPVTVVYGP from the coding sequence GTGCTCACCGTGACAAGCGTGAATGTGAACGGCCTCCGCGCCGCCGCCAAGAAGGGCTTCGTGGAGTGGCTGGCCGACACCGCCGCCGACGTGGTCTGCCTCCAGGAGGTACGGGCCGAGCCCGGCCAGCTGCCCGACGGCGTACGCGAGCCCGAGGGCTGGCACGCCGTGTACGCGCCCGCGGCGGCGAAGGGCAGGGCCGGTGTCGCGCTGCTGTCCCGGCGCGAGCCCGAGCGTACCCAGATCGGCTTCGGCTGCCCCGAGTTCGACGCGAGCGGCCGGTACGTCGAGATCGACCTGCCCGGTGTGACGGTCGCCAGCCTCTACCTGCCGTCCGGTGAGGTCGGCACCGAACGGCAGGACGAGAAGGTCCGCTTCATGGACGAGTTCCTCGGCTACCTGGAACAGCTCAAGAAGCGCGCGGCGGCCGACGGCCGCGAGGTGCTGGTCTGCGGCGACTGGAACATCGCCCACCAGCAGGCCGACCTCAAGAACTGGCGCGCCAACCAGAAGTCGTCCGGCTTCCTCCCCGACGAACGGGCCTGGCTGAGCCGGGTCTTCGAGGAGACGGGGTACGTGGACGTCGTACGCGCCCAGCACCCGGAGCAGGAGGGGCCGTACTCGTGGTGGTCGTACCGCGGGCGCGCCTTCGACAACGACACGGGCTGGCGCATCGACTACCACGTGGCCACCCCCGGTCTGGCCGGGCGGACGGTCAAGGCGTGGGTGGAGCGCGCGGCCACCCACGACGAGCGCTGGAGCGACCACGCGCCGGTGACGGTGGTCTACGGCCCGTAA
- a CDS encoding maleylpyruvate isomerase family mycothiol-dependent enzyme: MDRDFYLTHLRAELDGFRACLDGDLSVPVAHCGGWTVHDLAGHLGGGNLWAATAVTERRGRGGSARAPKDPAAVGPWFDGTATTLLDVLTDTDPDAEAWTFALPRTVAFWQRRRCLETLVHRWDAQNALGGAAPFEPALAHDGVSEVFDTFAPREVRKGRAAPPPHALRLVSTDTGGSWAYGPGDPVATVTGTAERLLLVLWGRVARDDRALGWDGDRAAAEETLSGPLVP, translated from the coding sequence ATGGACCGTGACTTCTACCTCACCCACCTGCGGGCCGAGCTCGACGGCTTCCGTGCCTGCCTCGACGGCGACCTCTCCGTACCCGTCGCGCACTGCGGCGGCTGGACGGTGCACGACCTGGCCGGGCATCTGGGCGGCGGGAACCTCTGGGCGGCGACCGCCGTGACCGAGCGGCGGGGCAGGGGCGGATCGGCGCGGGCGCCGAAGGACCCGGCGGCGGTGGGGCCGTGGTTCGACGGTACGGCGACCACGCTCCTCGACGTGCTGACCGACACCGACCCGGACGCCGAGGCGTGGACGTTCGCCCTGCCCCGTACCGTCGCCTTCTGGCAGCGCAGGCGTTGCCTGGAGACGCTCGTCCACCGGTGGGACGCGCAGAACGCGCTCGGCGGCGCCGCGCCCTTCGAGCCCGCGCTCGCCCACGACGGCGTCAGCGAGGTGTTCGACACCTTCGCCCCGCGCGAAGTGCGCAAGGGCCGCGCGGCGCCGCCGCCCCACGCGCTGCGTCTCGTGTCGACCGACACCGGCGGCAGCTGGGCGTACGGTCCCGGCGACCCCGTCGCCACGGTCACGGGGACGGCGGAGCGGCTGCTGCTGGTGCTGTGGGGCCGGGTGGCCCGCGACGACCGGGCGCTCGGGTGGGACGGCGACCGGGCGGCGGCCGAGGAGACGCTGAGCGGCCCGCTGGTGCCGTAG
- a CDS encoding DUF6191 domain-containing protein, with the protein MQFVVLMTLPGLVILLTVVAFTDQLLLRAGRAGVLPWRNSVRQGQISATGFEQLHASFSPGKQNELKERQSALIMPDNEDDGAPPNRTTVDLDGGTAVVRMSRPEV; encoded by the coding sequence ATGCAATTCGTCGTGTTGATGACGCTGCCCGGTCTGGTCATCCTGCTGACGGTCGTGGCCTTCACCGACCAGTTGCTGTTGCGGGCCGGGCGGGCCGGGGTCTTGCCCTGGCGGAACAGCGTGCGGCAGGGGCAGATATCGGCGACCGGGTTCGAGCAGCTGCACGCCAGCTTCTCGCCGGGCAAGCAGAACGAGCTGAAGGAACGGCAGTCGGCGCTGATCATGCCGGACAACGAGGACGACGGGGCGCCGCCGAACCGGACGACGGTGGATCTCGACGGTGGCACGGCGGTCGTGCGGATGTCCCGCCCCGAAGTGTGA
- a CDS encoding GNAT family N-acetyltransferase, producing the protein MNEPTPAVVLRARHDSDLPACAAALADVHARDGYPVNWPADPAGWLTTRTLIGAWVAELDGRVVGHVGLSGGTEDDIAPRLLSDRAAAPLVAATGVVSRLFVAPGARGHRIGALLMARVVAEARTRQLRPVLDVVATDTAAVALYERLGWELLGTAEEQWGPEQKVTLRAYHLAAG; encoded by the coding sequence ATGAACGAGCCAACTCCCGCCGTGGTCCTGCGGGCACGCCACGACTCCGATCTGCCCGCCTGCGCGGCGGCGCTGGCCGACGTACACGCCCGCGACGGCTACCCCGTCAACTGGCCGGCCGATCCGGCCGGTTGGCTGACCACCCGAACCCTGATCGGCGCCTGGGTGGCGGAGCTGGACGGCCGGGTCGTCGGCCATGTCGGCCTGTCCGGCGGCACGGAGGACGACATCGCGCCCCGCCTGCTGAGCGACCGGGCAGCCGCTCCCCTCGTCGCGGCGACCGGCGTCGTCAGCCGCCTGTTCGTCGCCCCCGGCGCTCGCGGACACCGCATCGGCGCGCTGCTGATGGCCCGGGTCGTGGCCGAGGCGCGAACGCGCCAACTGCGCCCGGTGCTGGACGTGGTGGCCACGGACACCGCGGCGGTGGCGCTGTACGAACGCCTCGGCTGGGAGCTGCTGGGAACGGCCGAGGAACAGTGGGGCCCGGAGCAGAAAGTCACCCTGCGCGCCTACCACTTGGCGGCGGGCTGA
- a CDS encoding rodlin, whose translation MKKLWATAAVAASLVGATAAVATPAMAIGDDTGTTSFSGNGAEQSFGNSVTKGDMSPQLGLVQGSLNKPCIGLPAKANVGSLVGLVPIAVQDINVLSSPQNQQCTENSTQAKGDEALSHILDDIPVLSGNGVGNS comes from the coding sequence ATGAAGAAGCTGTGGGCAACCGCTGCTGTAGCGGCCTCGCTCGTCGGAGCCACGGCCGCCGTCGCGACGCCGGCGATGGCGATCGGCGACGACACGGGCACGACGTCGTTCAGCGGCAACGGTGCCGAGCAGTCCTTCGGCAACTCGGTGACCAAGGGCGACATGAGCCCCCAGCTGGGTCTCGTTCAGGGCTCCCTGAACAAGCCCTGCATCGGTCTGCCGGCCAAGGCGAACGTCGGCTCCCTCGTGGGCCTCGTGCCGATCGCCGTCCAGGACATCAACGTCCTGTCGTCGCCGCAGAACCAGCAGTGCACCGAGAACTCGACCCAGGCCAAGGGTGACGAGGCGCTGTCGCACATCCTCGACGACATCCCGGTCCTGTCGGGCAACGGCGTCGGCAACAGCTGA